The Roseibium sp. Sym1 nucleotide sequence TGGTGATTTACCGGGGACCGGTCGACAGCGGCAATCTTGAAAGTCTCAGCAAGGCGCTGATTGCCGCCGGCCGGCAGCCTATTCCGCTGTCGGAGGATGTCAGCGCAAATATCGGTCTGAGCGTGGGCATCGCCATCGCACCGCAGGACGGCGACACGGCGGAGCAACTCGTCACCCGGTCGGACGCGGCCCTTTACCATTCCAAGAAAATGGGCCGCGGCCAGTTCACCACTTACGCCGATATTTCAGAGGCCAGGGACGGCCCGGAAGACCTGTTGCAGCGGCAGGCCAGCGCCTAGCTCTAGCCGCGCAGGCGCTCCGTCGGCTCACGCATCGTGACCAGCTCCTCGGCAGCCGTCGGGTGTACGGCGATGGTCCTGTCGAAATCCGCCTTCGTGGCCCCCATCTGCAGTGTAACGCCGAGGATCTGGGCCAGCTCTCCCGCATCCGGGCCGACCACGTGCACGCCGAGAACCTTCTGGCTGTCCGCGTCCACGATCATCTTCATCAGCATTTTTTCGTCGCGGCCGGACAGAGTGTGTTTCATCGGACGGAAGCTGGACTTGTAGATGTCCAGGTTCGGCGTACGTGCCAGCGCTTCCTCCTGGGTCAGACCGACAGTGCCCATTTCCGGCTGCGAGAACACCGCTGTTGCGATCAGGCTGTGATCCACCGTCCAGGGCGAGTTGCCGAAGACGGTATCGGCGAAGGCGTGTCCCTCGCGGATCGCAACCGGGGTCAGATTGGCCCGGTTGGTGACATCCCCGACGGCGTAAATCGAGTCCACGTTCGTCGCGGAATCCGCGCTGACCTTGATGGCGCCCGCGGCGTCCATTTCGACACCGGCCTTTTCGAGACCCAGGTCGCTTGTGTGCGGCTTGCGTCCGATCGCGAACATGATCTGGTCGGCTTCAAGGGTCAGGCCCGCCTTGGTGTGGCCGGCAAGCGTTCCATCCTGCCGCTTTTCGATACGGGTGAACGTGTCCTCGCGAATGACCCGGATTCCCTTCTTCTCCATCTCCTGACGAACCATGGTCCTGAGGTCCCGGTCGAAGCCGCGCAGGATTTCCTCACCGCGGTAGATCAGGGTCGTGTCGACGCCAAGACCGTTGAAGATCCCGGCGAACTCGACCGCGATGTAGCCGCCTCCGGCAACCACCACACGGCGTGGCAGCTCGGCCAGATGAAACGCCTCATTCGATGTGATGACATGCTCGACACCGGGAAGGTCCGTGTCCACATTCGGCGAGGCGCCGACCGCGACCAGAATGAATTTTGCGGAGATCGTCTGGCCGGTCGACAGCAGACGCACCGTGTGGGCGTCCTCGATGACTGCCCGGCTGTCATGGATCTCCACATCGGTCTTTTCTAGGTTGCGCCGGTAGATGCCTTCCAGACGGGTGATTTCCTGGTCCTTTGCCGCAATCAGCTTGTCCCAGGAAAAGCCGCGTTCGCCGACGGTCCAGCCGAACCCTTCCGCATCCTCGAACTCCTC carries:
- the gor gene encoding glutathione-disulfide reductase yields the protein MTDFDYDLFVIGGGSGGVRAARIAATHGARVGIAEEYRYGGTCVIRGCVPKKLFVYASKFSEEFEDAEGFGWTVGERGFSWDKLIAAKDQEITRLEGIYRRNLEKTDVEIHDSRAVIEDAHTVRLLSTGQTISAKFILVAVGASPNVDTDLPGVEHVITSNEAFHLAELPRRVVVAGGGYIAVEFAGIFNGLGVDTTLIYRGEEILRGFDRDLRTMVRQEMEKKGIRVIREDTFTRIEKRQDGTLAGHTKAGLTLEADQIMFAIGRKPHTSDLGLEKAGVEMDAAGAIKVSADSATNVDSIYAVGDVTNRANLTPVAIREGHAFADTVFGNSPWTVDHSLIATAVFSQPEMGTVGLTQEEALARTPNLDIYKSSFRPMKHTLSGRDEKMLMKMIVDADSQKVLGVHVVGPDAGELAQILGVTLQMGATKADFDRTIAVHPTAAEELVTMREPTERLRG